From the Leptospira sp. WS60.C2 genome, one window contains:
- a CDS encoding enoyl-CoA hydratase/isomerase family protein produces the protein MKTYQSWNLEIEEHVATLTLRTNDLNVMDMPSLFELKEISTEINSNNDIWVVILQGSGKHFSSGVNFEILKKVNEITKDEFKSNMREMQSCFTAFENITKPTIAKIQGFCMGGGFMLSQCCDFRIVSEKTVFSIPLVKLGLTVLMGTNRVTRNAGIAATNELIMLGDKFNPEKALQLNLITKIVSPDSLDDATKQFASKFLQLPPKTISITKQIIRRGDKMSLEESLELEIELQSSLLGTSDLMEAMDSFANQRKPKFTGN, from the coding sequence ATGAAAACCTATCAATCATGGAATTTAGAAATAGAGGAACATGTTGCGACGTTAACACTTCGAACAAATGATTTAAATGTGATGGATATGCCATCACTTTTTGAGTTAAAGGAAATTAGTACTGAAATCAACTCAAACAATGATATTTGGGTCGTAATTTTACAGGGTAGTGGAAAACATTTTTCTTCTGGAGTCAACTTTGAAATTTTAAAGAAAGTAAATGAAATCACAAAGGATGAATTCAAAAGTAATATGCGAGAAATGCAAAGTTGTTTCACCGCTTTTGAAAACATTACAAAACCTACTATCGCCAAAATCCAAGGATTCTGTATGGGTGGTGGATTTATGTTGTCTCAGTGTTGTGATTTTAGAATTGTAAGTGAAAAAACAGTATTCTCCATTCCTCTCGTGAAACTTGGATTAACGGTTCTTATGGGAACAAACCGAGTGACTAGAAATGCTGGTATCGCTGCCACTAACGAACTTATTATGTTAGGTGACAAATTCAATCCAGAAAAAGCCTTACAGCTCAATCTAATTACTAAAATTGTTTCGCCAGACTCTCTAGATGATGCTACAAAACAATTTGCTAGTAAATTTTTACAACTCCCACCAAAAACAATTTCGATTACCAAACAAATCATTCGACGGGGTGATAAGATGTCTCTCGAAGAAAGTTTGGAGTTGGAAATTGAACTACAATCTAGTTTGCTAGGTACTTCCGATTTGATGGAAGCTATGGATAGTTTTGCGAATCAAAGAAAACCTAAATTTACTGGTAATTAA
- a CDS encoding methyl-accepting chemotaxis protein produces MSIEQLWQNGKITINRIRIALFFVFFFALLGTKDSMPAAMFYIHLSGTIIMGIYATVCQLWLKYGKPPEWFHKLLILLDIGIHLINTSIDCSMGPMEAKSALNNTAVLLVVYFYLIYSGFLGNPKFVLFNGFLAGSGVILSYFVSVHYGGLIPSEDPNLYIQTGYVGTSAEIIKGIFIMVSGILLSRLIALLIRISDKGIEKARESERLLSQTLKQKKIIQDAAKNLESSIHSFADYISHTAERLESQAASIEQVTAINTELFFSFESNAKIINDQNEKITDLFSGSNDLNQMVATISTINQELISIANENKKDTTEIAAVSKKTSEYLTSIKSSFDKVDEINQIVAEIGEKTNLLALNASIEAARAGDVGRGFAVVASEVSKLADFTAKNAKIISEVVENSRKYIFNAAEVSIQTGNLTSNQIRKLEITTEKVSYMHQLFEKQKGIIFETINQLTEINEISSQISFSTNEQISGQTEVNKGIIALENEVNQISNASRNLEQYVEQIRTQSQELLTLSES; encoded by the coding sequence ATGAGTATTGAACAACTTTGGCAGAATGGTAAAATTACAATCAATCGAATAAGGATTGCATTATTCTTTGTCTTTTTTTTCGCACTTTTAGGAACAAAAGACAGTATGCCAGCGGCGATGTTTTACATACATCTCTCAGGCACCATTATCATGGGAATCTATGCAACGGTATGCCAACTTTGGTTGAAGTATGGAAAACCACCAGAATGGTTTCATAAATTATTGATTCTGCTCGATATCGGAATTCATTTAATTAATACTTCGATCGATTGTAGTATGGGTCCAATGGAAGCAAAGTCGGCACTAAACAATACTGCTGTTTTGCTTGTTGTTTATTTTTATCTAATATACTCAGGCTTTCTTGGAAATCCTAAGTTTGTCTTGTTCAATGGATTCCTTGCTGGATCTGGAGTGATTTTATCGTATTTTGTTTCTGTTCATTATGGTGGACTGATTCCTTCCGAAGACCCCAACCTGTACATTCAGACTGGATATGTGGGAACTTCTGCGGAAATCATTAAAGGGATTTTCATCATGGTAAGTGGGATTCTTTTATCTAGACTGATTGCGTTATTGATTCGAATCAGCGATAAAGGGATTGAGAAAGCTAGGGAATCAGAACGTTTACTTTCGCAAACTCTGAAGCAAAAAAAAATAATCCAGGATGCAGCAAAAAATTTAGAATCATCGATCCATAGTTTTGCGGATTATATTTCCCACACAGCAGAACGTTTGGAATCGCAAGCTGCTTCGATCGAACAGGTGACTGCGATTAACACCGAACTTTTTTTTTCTTTTGAATCTAACGCTAAGATCATCAATGATCAAAATGAAAAAATCACAGACCTTTTTTCTGGATCCAATGACTTAAACCAAATGGTTGCAACGATTAGTACAATCAATCAGGAACTTATTTCGATTGCGAATGAAAACAAAAAAGATACCACAGAGATTGCTGCTGTATCTAAAAAAACTAGCGAGTATCTAACTTCAATTAAATCATCTTTCGATAAGGTAGATGAAATCAATCAAATTGTTGCTGAAATCGGCGAAAAGACCAACTTGCTTGCATTAAACGCTTCCATTGAGGCAGCTCGAGCTGGAGATGTGGGAAGAGGTTTTGCCGTAGTAGCAAGTGAAGTCAGTAAATTGGCTGATTTTACAGCAAAAAACGCAAAAATCATATCCGAGGTTGTCGAGAATTCTCGTAAGTATATTTTTAATGCAGCGGAAGTCTCCATTCAAACTGGAAATTTAACTTCCAACCAAATTCGAAAGTTGGAAATAACAACCGAGAAGGTTAGTTATATGCATCAACTTTTTGAAAAACAAAAAGGAATTATTTTTGAAACGATTAATCAATTAACAGAGATTAATGAAATTTCCTCTCAGATATCTTTTAGTACAAATGAACAAATTTCAGGACAAACTGAAGTTAACAAAGGAATCATTGCTTTAGAAAATGAGGTGAACCAAATCTCAAATGCGTCCAGAAATTTAGAACAATATGTGGAGCAAATTAGAACACAATCGCAAGAATTATTGACGCTTAGCGAATCATAA
- a CDS encoding DUF2804 domain-containing protein — MIHKQFPNFITLGIFILGFSIFNCSKNTSSPDLITDQHGKTIQIIPEPDSSKTIQKEYTSQIPLLKEDGTLNVAGWSRFPNFQIDESRIKAEPKRYKRWEHYTFYNQDFGGAVTITDIGNLAMGSIELLEFKTGKTIFSKTELVRPGSIFFPTNTTDPIEFTKGNQFIRIQKIKGKRIITYSIEGDSENDLIIGNFEFIEKANEALAIITPFSESDFFYEYKMPSLICVGTIQINKVIYEFKDNSYGVLDWGRGTWPEKNKWLWGAGAGMVDGELLSLNLGYGFGDQKHATENGIVYKGKVHKLDKVVWKYDTKDYKKPWKFVSNDGRLELDFTPVYLLHSDIDLMGMIGFLKQLIQNFSMSEIFELLKTEAYLNKAFGVYNGYVVLDNGTKVEVKNLLGFAEQMYQQW, encoded by the coding sequence ATGATACACAAACAATTTCCAAATTTTATAACACTAGGAATCTTCATTTTGGGATTTTCAATTTTTAATTGTTCCAAGAATACTTCCTCACCGGATTTAATCACTGACCAACATGGAAAAACCATACAAATCATACCAGAGCCTGACTCTAGTAAAACCATTCAGAAAGAATATACTTCCCAAATTCCTTTGTTGAAGGAAGACGGTACCCTAAATGTTGCTGGTTGGTCAAGGTTTCCAAACTTTCAAATTGATGAATCACGTATCAAAGCAGAACCGAAACGCTACAAGCGCTGGGAACATTATACATTTTATAACCAAGACTTTGGCGGGGCTGTTACGATTACTGACATTGGTAACTTAGCAATGGGAAGTATTGAACTTCTCGAATTCAAAACAGGTAAAACAATTTTCTCTAAGACAGAACTCGTTCGACCAGGGTCCATCTTTTTTCCTACCAATACAACAGACCCAATTGAATTTACAAAAGGAAATCAGTTCATTCGTATCCAAAAGATAAAGGGAAAACGTATCATAACCTATTCTATCGAAGGTGACTCTGAAAATGATCTCATTATTGGAAATTTTGAATTCATTGAAAAAGCAAATGAAGCTCTCGCTATCATTACGCCATTTTCCGAATCCGATTTCTTTTATGAATACAAAATGCCAAGTTTGATTTGTGTGGGAACCATCCAAATCAACAAAGTGATCTACGAATTCAAGGACAATAGTTATGGTGTTTTGGATTGGGGAAGAGGGACTTGGCCAGAGAAGAATAAATGGCTTTGGGGTGCTGGTGCAGGTATGGTAGACGGCGAACTGTTAAGTCTTAATCTTGGATATGGTTTTGGAGACCAAAAACATGCGACTGAGAATGGGATTGTTTACAAAGGTAAAGTGCACAAACTCGATAAAGTTGTTTGGAAGTATGATACCAAAGATTATAAAAAACCTTGGAAGTTTGTTAGCAATGATGGTCGTCTAGAGCTTGACTTTACTCCTGTGTATCTTTTACATTCTGATATTGATCTTATGGGTATGATTGGTTTTTTAAAACAATTGATTCAAAACTTTTCTATGTCAGAAATCTTTGAATTACTCAAAACGGAAGCCTACTTAAACAAAGCCTTTGGCGTATACAATGGTTATGTGGTGTTAGACAACGGTACAAAAGTCGAGGTGAAAAACCTATTAGGTTTTGCCGAACAAATGTACCAACAATGGTAA
- a CDS encoding MFS transporter has protein sequence MNHPESYNNGQMIRFLAASFLGFLAGHLTNYSVILYAQDVWNQDALAGIGFGLCFGVPLVLGWFAGAWCDSHSPQKLAQLAHGSFLVAIGLLHLSSRMAGVTSTSFYLLGAFFVGIGWSILAPARMSLLGRLAGDRQKKMAVIFNVLVMLGFGSAPPILAYCRTLGSWEMVHLVGIYLFLIAMVLLIGIKTEGQGKTSSAWDRILRGITYAKNHELLKQTLLFSIVIYCSMGPVQVMMPRYAKGVLFLGELERGFFLGALAFALLLGGGLSLKLAKTFGYGKLILTSGFLCGLGLLGIGLSTKFWISIGLLLVSGFGAGASISLLVAILQSEVSPEYRGRLLSLYTITSQVVPAFAGFLSGLILVKVSISTAVVSAGLTLTLIVIVTTIRLKTLREYTH, from the coding sequence ATGAATCATCCCGAATCGTATAACAACGGACAAATGATTCGTTTTTTAGCTGCATCCTTTTTAGGATTTTTAGCAGGACATCTAACAAATTATAGTGTGATTTTGTACGCACAAGATGTTTGGAATCAAGATGCACTTGCCGGTATTGGATTTGGTTTGTGTTTCGGTGTTCCGTTGGTTTTAGGTTGGTTTGCTGGTGCTTGGTGTGATTCACATTCTCCACAAAAGTTAGCCCAACTTGCCCATGGTTCTTTTTTAGTAGCGATTGGGCTTTTGCATCTTTCTTCGAGAATGGCAGGAGTTACTTCGACTTCTTTCTATTTGTTAGGTGCATTTTTTGTCGGTATAGGATGGTCTATCCTTGCACCTGCAAGAATGTCACTTCTCGGTCGGCTTGCAGGTGACAGACAGAAAAAGATGGCCGTCATTTTTAACGTACTTGTGATGTTAGGTTTTGGATCGGCTCCCCCGATTTTAGCATACTGCAGAACTTTGGGTTCTTGGGAAATGGTTCATCTTGTGGGGATATATTTGTTTCTCATTGCTATGGTTTTACTCATTGGAATTAAAACCGAAGGACAAGGGAAAACGAGTTCCGCTTGGGATAGAATCCTTCGAGGTATTACGTATGCCAAAAATCACGAACTCTTAAAACAAACTCTACTCTTCTCCATCGTGATTTATTGTTCTATGGGACCTGTTCAAGTCATGATGCCAAGATATGCAAAGGGAGTTTTGTTTCTGGGAGAATTGGAAAGAGGATTCTTCTTAGGAGCGCTTGCTTTCGCATTACTTCTGGGAGGCGGATTGTCTCTCAAATTAGCCAAAACATTTGGGTATGGGAAATTGATTCTGACTTCTGGTTTTCTCTGTGGACTTGGACTCTTAGGAATTGGTCTGAGTACAAAGTTTTGGATCTCAATTGGTTTGCTACTCGTGAGTGGGTTTGGAGCAGGTGCTAGTATCAGTCTTCTTGTTGCCATTTTACAATCAGAAGTAAGCCCTGAATATCGAGGAAGACTTCTGAGTTTGTATACTATCACAAGCCAAGTGGTTCCCGCCTTTGCTGGATTCTTATCGGGACTGATCCTTGTGAAGGTGTCGATTTCCACAGCAGTGGTCTCTGCTGGACTTACTTTGACGCTGATTGTGATCGTAACCACAATCAGGTTAAAAACTTTAAGAGAGTATACTCACTAA
- a CDS encoding lyase translates to MKKYSIILVGFVFTYSSLFAITVNVRDASGKTLDLVMVTVKAEKPQVPPRDDHGYPPEGLEFYITPEVTMFTNPNGSVNVPFPYATQVNLRLRKIGYKDVNIRSYSNGSSVSFRMEKITDPNLLVAQYPSNSWVAALDFGEEKELRKTYLEQCGFCHQQGSFFMRRAFTEGDWEEIINRMMGYGARPHGKAKKKLPGILSNAYVDLLKHPERVQPGRTWGKELYGAVFREWPMGDSFSQMHDLLFHKKSGLVYVGDNIQDRLWEIDTNTGKTVVYKVPKQPEDELGGLLPGRLRSFQKHETYVGLHSLAESPVDGNIFITPSLQKRITEFDPKTKKFKDHMFQDGLYPHTIRIDAQDRVWFTLALSNQVGMFDRKNQTFRYFDLPARTKKESFSLWISGFIVKLMNWGFPMHLLPVDERVSGMPLPYGIDVAPNGTVWFTRLHADTIGMIDPKDFSFRLIETPFQGPRRLRVDRDNHVWISAFPEGSIAKYSPEDGKFKLYPLPTAVDGVETPYSLNVDRTRNLVWVTGTSSDNLMAMDIKTETWKVYPMSRKVTFTRDIEFSPDGKAYSCNGAFPSWHIEDGQPTLMEVKQAR, encoded by the coding sequence ATGAAAAAATATAGTATCATTCTGGTTGGATTTGTATTCACCTATTCATCGTTATTTGCCATTACTGTGAATGTAAGAGATGCTTCAGGAAAAACTTTGGATCTTGTGATGGTGACAGTCAAAGCGGAAAAACCACAAGTTCCACCTCGCGACGACCATGGATACCCGCCTGAAGGTCTAGAATTTTACATCACACCAGAAGTGACCATGTTTACAAACCCGAATGGTTCTGTTAATGTACCGTTTCCATATGCGACACAAGTCAACCTTCGACTCCGCAAAATTGGTTATAAAGACGTAAACATTCGATCCTACTCCAATGGAAGTTCTGTTTCCTTCCGAATGGAAAAAATCACAGATCCCAATCTATTGGTCGCACAATATCCATCTAACAGTTGGGTGGCGGCACTCGACTTTGGGGAAGAGAAGGAGCTCCGAAAAACCTATTTGGAACAGTGTGGATTTTGCCACCAACAAGGAAGTTTTTTTATGAGACGTGCCTTCACAGAAGGAGATTGGGAAGAGATCATCAATCGAATGATGGGTTACGGGGCAAGACCACATGGAAAGGCAAAGAAAAAACTCCCAGGAATTTTATCTAATGCATATGTGGATTTATTAAAACATCCAGAACGAGTACAACCAGGAAGAACTTGGGGAAAAGAGTTGTATGGGGCTGTCTTTCGTGAATGGCCGATGGGTGATAGTTTTTCACAAATGCATGACTTATTATTTCATAAAAAATCAGGTCTTGTGTATGTAGGAGACAATATCCAAGATAGACTTTGGGAAATTGATACTAACACTGGTAAAACGGTAGTTTATAAAGTTCCCAAACAACCAGAAGATGAGTTAGGTGGACTTTTACCAGGCCGGTTACGTTCCTTTCAAAAACATGAAACCTATGTCGGTTTGCATTCTCTTGCGGAATCTCCAGTGGATGGAAATATTTTCATCACACCTTCCCTACAAAAGCGAATCACCGAATTTGATCCTAAAACAAAAAAATTCAAAGACCATATGTTCCAAGATGGTTTGTATCCTCACACCATTCGCATTGATGCGCAAGATCGTGTTTGGTTTACATTAGCACTCTCCAACCAAGTGGGAATGTTTGATCGAAAGAATCAAACCTTTCGTTACTTTGATTTACCAGCAAGAACCAAAAAAGAAAGTTTTAGTTTGTGGATCAGTGGCTTTATCGTTAAACTCATGAATTGGGGATTTCCAATGCATCTATTGCCAGTGGATGAACGTGTGAGTGGCATGCCTTTGCCTTATGGAATCGATGTGGCTCCGAATGGAACTGTTTGGTTCACACGATTGCATGCAGATACCATTGGTATGATCGATCCCAAAGATTTTTCCTTTCGTTTGATTGAAACCCCGTTCCAAGGACCAAGAAGACTTCGTGTCGATCGTGACAATCATGTTTGGATTTCTGCATTTCCGGAAGGTTCCATCGCCAAATACTCTCCTGAAGATGGGAAGTTCAAATTGTATCCTCTTCCTACGGCAGTGGACGGTGTCGAAACACCTTACTCTCTTAATGTGGACAGAACTCGTAATTTGGTTTGGGTCACAGGAACTTCTTCAGACAATTTGATGGCTATGGATATCAAAACCGAAACTTGGAAGGTATATCCTATGAGCCGAAAGGTAACGTTTACTCGTGATATTGAATTTTCACCAGATGGAAAAGCTTACTCTTGTAATGGAGCCTTCCCTAGTTGGCATATTGAAGATGGACAACCAACACTTATGGAAGTGAAACAAGCAAGATGA
- a CDS encoding NAD-dependent epimerase/dehydratase family protein — translation MRVLVTGGAGYIGSTLIQYLLKTYPTWNVLATDIKPMPISIESSNFEFLTLDISDRNIVIDTIQTWKPDSIVHLASILNPPPGMSEEVQWKIDVHGTKNVLDGAVYTRTNQVIITSSGAAYGYHKENKEWIEETDPIRGHSAFVYSKHKREVEELLSEYRKIFPQLKQLILRPGTILGKTVNNLITDMFQKPFVMGILGHKSPFVFIWDEDVIQIIVKGIAENKEGSYNLAGDGALSLEEISRMIRKPYLPIPAFLLQSILWILRLFRLTQYGPDQIDFLRYRPVLANQQLKNVFGYTPKYNSKETFIAYLNAKGVPYEKI, via the coding sequence TTGAGAGTTTTAGTGACAGGGGGAGCAGGTTACATCGGCTCTACCCTCATTCAATATTTGTTAAAAACCTATCCAACTTGGAATGTATTGGCGACGGATATCAAGCCCATGCCGATTTCAATCGAGAGTTCGAATTTTGAATTTTTAACATTAGATATCAGTGATCGAAATATCGTCATCGACACAATTCAAACTTGGAAACCGGATTCGATTGTTCACTTAGCTTCTATTTTGAATCCGCCACCAGGAATGAGTGAAGAAGTACAATGGAAAATCGATGTTCATGGCACCAAAAATGTGTTAGATGGCGCGGTATATACAAGAACAAACCAGGTCATCATCACAAGTTCTGGCGCAGCATACGGTTATCATAAAGAAAACAAGGAATGGATTGAAGAAACAGATCCGATTCGTGGACATTCCGCATTTGTTTATTCCAAACACAAACGGGAAGTGGAAGAATTGTTATCCGAATACCGAAAGATCTTTCCGCAACTCAAACAATTGATCTTACGACCTGGCACGATCTTGGGTAAAACAGTAAATAATCTCATTACGGATATGTTTCAAAAACCGTTTGTGATGGGAATTTTGGGACACAAGAGCCCATTTGTTTTTATTTGGGATGAAGATGTCATTCAAATCATCGTGAAAGGAATCGCAGAAAATAAAGAAGGAAGTTACAACCTCGCAGGTGACGGAGCTCTTAGTTTAGAAGAGATTAGTCGGATGATTCGAAAGCCGTATTTACCAATTCCTGCTTTCCTTTTACAATCTATCCTTTGGATCCTTCGATTATTTCGTCTCACTCAGTATGGTCCTGATCAAATTGATTTTTTGCGCTATCGTCCTGTGTTGGCGAACCAACAGCTAAAAAACGTATTTGGTTACACACCCAAATATAATTCCAAAGAAACATTCATCGCATATTTAAATGCCAAAGGAGTTCCCTATGAAAAAATATAG
- a CDS encoding bile acid:sodium symporter family protein: MNYNNDYQAVLGLVLALLIFGVALELRFIAFKAVLQRPVAAFAGLIGQVVFLPWVTLGITLVLDLPAGMELGMLLVAASPGGNLSNIITHLGKGNTALSVSMTAVSSLFAIITLPLNFTLTANLNPVTHAMITGTGELRIDSIMIIKSMIVLLLVPLLLGMILGNFATGFAHKITPFFKRVSSFAFLVFLIVAVGGNWQIFLDNMGFVFLIVVFHNFIALLIGNLLARLFLQNEANKRAITIEVGMQNSGLALGLILTQFQAEPNMALVAAFWGIWHIISGLILVAIWKGRPPIEGN; encoded by the coding sequence ATGAATTATAACAATGATTACCAAGCTGTTTTAGGATTGGTTTTAGCACTGCTGATTTTTGGAGTTGCCTTAGAACTTCGATTCATTGCCTTCAAGGCCGTCTTACAAAGACCAGTTGCCGCCTTCGCCGGTTTGATTGGTCAAGTTGTGTTTTTGCCATGGGTGACTCTTGGTATCACTCTTGTGTTGGACTTACCTGCAGGAATGGAATTAGGCATGTTACTTGTAGCCGCAAGTCCTGGTGGAAACCTTTCCAATATCATCACACATCTTGGGAAAGGAAACACTGCTCTCTCTGTAAGTATGACAGCGGTCTCCAGTTTGTTTGCTATCATCACACTGCCACTTAACTTTACTTTAACGGCTAATTTGAATCCTGTCACTCATGCCATGATTACAGGCACAGGTGAGCTTCGAATTGATAGTATAATGATCATTAAAAGTATGATTGTATTACTCCTCGTCCCATTACTTTTAGGAATGATCCTTGGAAATTTTGCCACTGGGTTTGCTCATAAAATCACTCCGTTTTTCAAACGTGTTTCTTCCTTTGCATTTTTGGTCTTTTTGATTGTTGCCGTAGGTGGCAATTGGCAAATTTTTTTAGATAATATGGGATTTGTTTTTCTCATCGTTGTCTTTCATAATTTTATCGCTCTTCTCATTGGAAATCTTTTGGCGAGATTATTTTTACAAAATGAAGCAAACAAACGTGCGATTACAATTGAAGTAGGTATGCAAAACTCTGGACTTGCCTTGGGACTCATTCTAACTCAATTCCAAGCAGAACCTAACATGGCATTAGTGGCAGCATTTTGGGGCATTTGGCATATTATCTCTGGTTTGATTTTAGTGGCTATCTGGAAAGGTCGACCACCCATCGAAGGAAATTAA
- a CDS encoding methyl-accepting chemotaxis protein, which produces MFTITDLWKQGKIIINRIRFGLVLLFLFAMLGAKDEFQPKMFLIHMVGTITMGFYCALAYVLEKKTNPPTWFHKVLILFDTLVLSFTIILDCSLSLSEAEAALSNAVVYFIFFFNAIYSGFLGDRKFVLINSFLGSVLSLMALIVAVKVSGVQMTVNPEEARQIGYVGTAGEVMKPIFIMVAGYIVSLLVQLLTKISSLAELKAEEAELLLNQTKERGKVSSNAAIKLETSILNFSKFVSETSTKLESQAASLEEITAVISELSSSFESNGVSIEEQNNKVRSMVKDTEDLKETVDKILNQSEKLVDIAEINKKESMSVTEVADQTATHLESIQASFDQVNEINNIVAEIGEKTNLLALNASIEAARAGDVGRGFAVVANEVSKLAEFTSNNVKRISIVVKSSKDIIANARIASKHTGELAKSQIDRLNQTLVQIQNMNQLYVEQRNTLSNILSELSQIRELSNQIAESTKEQLLGQKEASKGIIQLEMEVNEISRASKDLEEHIQMIKEEANTLASMGQN; this is translated from the coding sequence GTGTTTACGATTACGGATCTTTGGAAACAAGGAAAAATCATCATCAATCGCATTCGATTTGGATTAGTATTGTTATTTTTATTTGCGATGCTTGGTGCCAAAGATGAATTCCAGCCGAAGATGTTCTTAATACATATGGTTGGAACCATAACAATGGGTTTTTATTGTGCTCTCGCCTACGTGTTAGAAAAAAAAACCAACCCACCAACTTGGTTTCATAAAGTTTTGATTCTATTCGATACACTCGTATTGTCTTTCACAATTATCCTGGATTGTTCTCTAAGTTTATCGGAAGCGGAAGCAGCATTATCGAATGCAGTTGTGTATTTTATTTTTTTCTTCAATGCAATTTATTCAGGATTTTTGGGTGATCGCAAATTCGTTTTGATCAATTCTTTCTTAGGATCGGTGCTTTCTCTTATGGCACTCATTGTAGCTGTCAAAGTATCTGGCGTTCAAATGACAGTGAATCCGGAAGAAGCGCGTCAGATTGGATATGTGGGAACTGCTGGCGAAGTCATGAAACCAATTTTCATCATGGTTGCAGGTTATATTGTCAGTTTACTTGTGCAACTACTCACCAAAATTAGCTCGCTTGCTGAATTAAAAGCGGAAGAGGCAGAACTTCTCCTAAACCAAACCAAAGAAAGAGGGAAGGTCTCTAGTAATGCGGCGATCAAGTTAGAAACTTCTATTTTAAATTTTAGTAAATTTGTTTCGGAAACATCCACTAAACTTGAATCTCAAGCTGCTTCCTTAGAGGAAATCACAGCAGTTATCTCAGAACTTTCCAGCTCGTTTGAATCCAATGGAGTTTCCATTGAAGAACAAAACAACAAAGTAAGAAGTATGGTAAAAGATACAGAAGATCTGAAAGAGACTGTTGATAAGATTTTAAATCAAAGTGAAAAACTTGTCGATATTGCTGAAATCAATAAAAAAGAAAGTATGTCTGTCACAGAAGTCGCAGATCAAACCGCTACTCATCTGGAGTCAATACAAGCATCTTTTGATCAAGTAAACGAAATCAATAACATTGTTGCAGAAATTGGTGAAAAAACCAACTTACTTGCATTAAATGCTTCTATTGAGGCAGCACGCGCTGGAGATGTGGGAAGAGGATTTGCGGTTGTTGCAAACGAGGTAAGTAAACTTGCAGAGTTTACATCGAACAATGTAAAAAGAATCTCAATTGTTGTCAAAAGTTCAAAAGATATTATCGCAAATGCAAGGATTGCTTCAAAACATACAGGAGAACTTGCTAAATCTCAAATTGATAGACTTAATCAAACTTTAGTGCAAATCCAAAATATGAATCAGCTGTATGTAGAACAAAGAAATACATTATCCAACATTTTATCCGAACTTTCACAAATTCGGGAATTATCAAATCAAATCGCGGAATCAACTAAGGAACAATTATTAGGCCAAAAGGAAGCCTCTAAAGGAATTATCCAATTGGAGATGGAAGTGAATGAAATCAGTCGTGCCTCTAAAGATTTAGAAGAACACATTCAGATGATCAAAGAGGAAGCCAATACTTTGGCTTCCATGGGACAAAACTAG
- a CDS encoding alpha/beta hydrolase: MNTNSTIVRTLNGVYPIPSEKKWAYAKENPRWFGLVSVQRFLKTQKQHPSRKEMDVLEKAKSFQFKVNEHKIQSYVWNEGQDAKAVILLIHGWNGHTGNFSRFIPSFLEKGFKVVGIDLPGHGLSSGRYSNIVLSAKMVKELTNQIGNPDVIISHSFGGAVATVAQELGVLAKKLIYIAPPSKLELLIKDFSRYVQLSESEIEQMQKVLEKKVQRTMKSIDLETSGPNFENELLVIHDKEDLEIPFSMGESVSKAWKQGTLVTTEGLGHKFILRSDFVRDKILEFLEST; this comes from the coding sequence ATGAATACAAATAGCACGATCGTTCGTACTTTAAATGGAGTTTATCCGATTCCATCCGAAAAAAAATGGGCTTATGCAAAAGAAAATCCAAGATGGTTTGGTTTGGTTTCCGTTCAGAGGTTTTTGAAAACACAAAAACAACATCCATCTCGAAAGGAAATGGATGTTTTGGAAAAAGCCAAATCATTTCAATTCAAGGTCAATGAACATAAGATCCAATCCTATGTTTGGAATGAAGGGCAAGATGCCAAAGCTGTCATCTTGTTAATTCATGGTTGGAACGGTCACACAGGTAACTTTTCCAGGTTCATTCCATCTTTTTTAGAAAAAGGATTTAAAGTGGTAGGAATTGATTTACCTGGTCATGGACTTTCGTCTGGTCGATATTCCAATATTGTCTTGTCGGCAAAAATGGTGAAAGAACTAACAAACCAAATCGGAAATCCTGATGTGATCATCTCACATTCTTTTGGTGGGGCAGTAGCTACCGTTGCACAAGAATTAGGTGTTTTAGCAAAGAAATTAATATACATTGCACCTCCATCTAAGTTGGAGCTTTTGATCAAAGATTTCAGTCGTTATGTTCAACTATCTGAATCTGAAATCGAACAGATGCAAAAGGTTTTAGAAAAAAAAGTGCAACGTACGATGAAGAGTATCGACTTAGAGACTTCTGGTCCAAACTTTGAAAATGAACTTCTTGTAATTCACGACAAAGAAGACTTAGAGATTCCATTTTCTATGGGGGAATCTGTCTCCAAAGCATGGAAACAGGGAACTCTCGTTACGACAGAGGGATTAGGTCATAAATTCATACTTCGTTCTGATTTTGTGCGTGATAAAATTTTAGAGTTTCTGGAATCAACGTAA